One genomic region from Epinephelus fuscoguttatus linkage group LG6, E.fuscoguttatus.final_Chr_v1 encodes:
- the LOC125890757 gene encoding protease-associated domain-containing protein 1-like, producing MAEIVRTTGLMLYLWSVFMQFSRVSGLGINELLYFRVISPEEIGYIFSAAPAKDFGGDFTSSYDEIFLVPADPADGCSDLEDREIIHGQVVLVERGGCSFVQKARHVEEAGGKAVLIADNAVDNDSQYLDMITDGSTAKPSIPALFLLGRDGMMIRRSLQRQALPWAVISIPVNVSSLASFPLKQPPWTLW from the exons ATGGCAGAGATTGTTCGGACGACAGGTTTAATGTTATATCTCTGGAGTGTTTTCATGCAGTTCAGTCGCGTGTCAG GTCTTGGGATCAATGAGCTGCTTTATTTCCGGGTCATCAGCCCAGAGGAGATAGGGTACATCTTTAGTGCAGCTCCTGCTAAAGATTTTGGAGGAGATTTT ACGTCATCTTATGATGAGATTTTCCTCGTGCCAGCAGACCCAGCAGATGGCTGCTCAGACCTGGAAGACAGGGAAATCATCCATGGACAAGTAGTCCTGGTGGAGAGAGG AGGTTGCTCCTTTGTACAGAAGGCCCGACATGTAGAGGAAGCAGGAGGCAAAGCTGTTCTGATCGCTGATAATGCAGTGGACAATGACAGTCAGTACCTTGATATGATCACCGATGGAAGCACAGCTAAACCAAGCATACCTGCTCTGTTCCTGCTGGGCCGCGATGG GATGATGATCAGGCGATCTCTTCAGAGACAAGCGTTGCCGTGGGCTGTCATTTCCATTCCTGTCAATGTGTCCTCTTTGGCCTCATTCCCACTAAAGCAGCCGCCATGGACACTGTGGTAG
- the LOC125889666 gene encoding trace amine-associated receptor 2-like, translating to MFLSNSTDSGGVPLSVDFDSPVDYLIFISQLLFATAAVLVAGPVAITICSTRALRLQNRFIFMLNTSICDTLVGFSVFYLGLFDVQEGYPSRNGTYNMLPSLLGVNIMTFLFAQFDRYFAVCHPFIYTRFVTRAVVITANIYCWLQVYAQSIILSFVPLSKALEVYVFGIISLQIIVFTKVVMTIKLYVIARYQLERDPPSAEKENNKESLRIIIFVVISFLVLWCPSFVNVIIRFVGGGGLTFRNEATNLFAIMARLNAVCTPSVYIWGSPALREAMVRTVWGRVCPRCKAR from the coding sequence ATGTTCCTCTCCAACAGCACAGACTCTGGAGGAGTGCCTCTCTCGGTGGACTTCGACAGTCCTGTGGATTATCTCATTTTTATTTCCCAGCTTCTATTCgctacagctgctgttcttgtGGCAGGACCTGTGGCCATCACCATTTGCTCCACCAGAGCTCTGCGCCTCCAAAACAGGTTCATCTTCATGCTGAACACCAGTATTTGTGACACGCTGGTTGGGTTTTCAGTCTTTTATCTGGGTCTGTTTGATGTTCAGGAGGGATATCCCTCCAGAAATGGGACTTATAATATGTTACCTTCTCTTCTTGGAGTAAAtataatgacttttttattcGCACAGTTTGACCGCTATTTTGCCGTCTGTCATCCTTTCATCTACACGCGCTTTGTAACCCGGGCAGTGGTTATCACTGCAAATATCTACTGCTGGCTTCAGGTCTATGCTCAGTCCATCATTTTAAGTTTCGTGCCACTCTCCAAAGCATTAGAGGTTTATGTTTTCGGTATTATCAGCTTACAGATCATTGTGTTCACCAAAGTGGTCATGACCATCAAACTGTATGTAATCGCCCGGTACCAGCTTGAGAGAGATCCTCCCAGCGCTGAGAAGGAAAACAACAAGGAATCGCTGAGAATCATCATCTTTGTTGTCATAAGCTTCCTGGTGTTGTGGTGCCCCTCTTTTGTGAATGTTATCATCAGGTTTGTAGGTGGAGGAGGGCTGACGTTTAGGAACGAGGCCACCAATCTCTTCGCCATCATGGCTCGTTTAAACGCAGTGTGCACACCGTCTGTGTATATCTGGGGGAGTCCGGCTCTGAGGGAGGCCATGGTGAGGACAGTGTGGGGCAGAGTGTGTCCAAGGTGCAAGGCGAGGTAA
- the LOC125889668 gene encoding trace amine-associated receptor 3-like produces the protein MFLSNSTDSGGVPLSVDFDSPADYLIFIFQLLFATAAVLVAGPVAITICSTRALRLQNRFIFMLNTSICDTLVGFSVFYLGLFDVQEGYPSRNGTYNMLPSLLGVNIMTFLFAQFDRYFAVCHPFIYTRFVTRAVVITANIYCWLQVYAQSIILSFVPLSKAIQLYFCSIISLQIIVLTKVVMTIKLYVIARVQLERDPPSAERESKKESLRIIIFVVISFLVLWCPSFFNVVLRLAFGQGITFRNEATNLFAIMARFNAVCTPAVYLWGSPALREAMVRTVWGRVCPRCKKSKRIRVSSLR, from the coding sequence ATGTTCCTCTCCAACAGCACAGACTCTGGAGGAGTGCCTCTCTCGGTGGACTTCGACAGTCCTGCGGATTATCTCATCTTTATTTTCCAGCTTCTATTCgctacagctgctgttcttgtGGCAGGACCTGTGGCCATCACCATTTGCTCCACCAGAGCTCTGCGCCTCCAAAACAGGTTCATCTTCATGCTGAACACCAGTATTTGTGACACGCTGGTTGGGTTTTCAGTCTTTTATCTGGGTCTGTTTGATGTTCAGGAGGGATATCCCTCCAGAAATGGGACTTATAATATGTTACCTTCTCTTCTTGGAGTAAAtataatgacttttttattcGCACAGTTTGACCGCTATTTTGCCGTCTGTCATCCTTTCATCTACACGCGCTTTGTAACCCGGGCAGTGGTTATCACTGCAAATATCTACTGCTGGCTTCAGGTCTATGCTCAGTCCATCATTTTAAGTTTCGTGCCACTCTCCAAAGCAATACAGCTGTATTTCTGCAGTATTATCAGTTTACAAATCATTGTGCTCACCAAAGTGGTCATGACCATCAAATTGTATGTAATCGCCAGAGTGCAGCTTGAGAGAGATCCTCCCAGCGccgagagagagagcaagaaggaATCGCTGAGAATCATCATCTTTGTTGTCATAAGCTTCTTGGTGTTGTGGTGCCCCTCTTTCTTTAATGTTGTCCTCAGACTTGCGTTTGGACAAGGGATAACGTTTAGGAACGAGGCCACCAATCTTTTCGCCATCATGGCTCGTTTCAACGCAGTGTGCACACCTGCGGTGTATCTGTGGGGGAGTCCGGCTCTGAGGGAGGCCATGGTGAGGACAGTGTGGGGCAGAGTGTGTCCAAGGTGCAAGAAAAGCAAGAGGATACGTGTCTCTTCACTGCGATGA
- the LOC125889669 gene encoding G-protein coupled receptor 183-like: MLPSNISDSMTGGVPLSVDFDSPEDYFIFIFQLLFATTTSLVAGPVVIAILSTRALRLQNRFIFMLNTSICDTLVGFSVFYLGLFDVQEGYPSRNGTFNVLPSLLGINILTFLFAQFDRYFAVCHPFIYSRFITRQFVIGINIYCWVYNAAHLLARNLLPVSKAIQMYALSIVLLQLIVLTKVVMTIKLYVIARVQLERDPPSAERESKKESLRIIIFVVISFLVLWCPSFVNIIIRFVVGGGLTFRNEATNLFAIMARLNAVCTPSVYIWGSPALREAMVRTVWGRVCPRCKTRVGSCHGKADVKQSWK; the protein is encoded by the exons ATGCTCCCCTCCAACATCTCAGACTCTATGACAGGAGGAGTGCCTCTCTCGGTGGACTTCGACAGTCCTGAGGAttatttcatctttattttccAGCTTTTGTTTGCAACAACTACTTCTCTGGTGGCAGGACCTGTGGTCATTGCCATACTGTCCACCAGAGCTCTGCGCCTCCAAAACAGGTTCATCTTCATGCTGAACACCAGTATTTGTGACACGCTGGTTGGGTTTTCAGTCTTTTATCTGGGTCTGTTTGATGTTCAGGAGGGATATCCGTCTAGAAACGGGACTTTTAATGTTTTACCATCACTTCTAGGGATCAATATATTGACGTTTCTGTTCGCTCAGTTTGACAGATATTTTGCTGTGTGCCACCCTTTCATCTACAGCCGCTTTATAACGAGGCAGTTCGTGATAGGCATCAACATCTACTGCTGGGTTTACAACGCTGCTCACCTGCTCGCCAGGAATCTGTTGCCAGTTTCCAAAGCGATACAAATGTACGCACTCAGCATAGTCCTCTTACAGCTGATCGTGCTCACCAAAGTGGTCATGACCATCAAACTGTATGTAATCGCCAGAGTCCAGCTTGAGAGAGATCCTCCCAGCGccgagagagagagcaagaaggaATCACTGAGAATCATCATCTTTGTCGTCATAAGCTTCCTGGTGTTGTGGTGCCCCTCTTTTGTGAATATTATCATCAGGTTTGTAGTGGGAGGAGGGCTGACGTTTAGGAACGAGGCCACCAATCTTTTCGCCATCATGGCTCGTTTAAACGCAGTGTGCACACCGTCTGTGTATATCTGGGGGAGTCCGGCTCTGAGGGAGGCCATGGTGAGGACAGTGTGGGGCAGAGTGTGTCCAAGGTGCAAGACGAG AGTTGGCTCGTGTCATGGGAAGGCAGATGTCAAACAGTCATGGAAATAA